In Pongo pygmaeus isolate AG05252 chromosome 13, NHGRI_mPonPyg2-v2.0_pri, whole genome shotgun sequence, one genomic interval encodes:
- the UBAP1 gene encoding ubiquitin-associated protein 1 isoform X1, translating into MASKKLGADFHGTFSYLDDVPFKIGDKFKTPAKVGLPIGFSLPDCLQVVREVQYDFSLEKKTIEWAEEIKKIEEAEREAECKIAEAEAKVNSKSGPEGDSKMSFSKTLSTATMPPPINPILASLQHNSILTPTRVSSSATKQKVLSPPHIKADFNLADFECEEDPFDNLELKTIDEKEELRNILVGTTGPIMAQLLDNNLPRGGSGSVLQDEEVLASLERATLDFKPLHKPNGFITLPQLGNCEKMSLSSKVSLPPIPAVSNIKSLSFPKLDSDDSNHKTAKLASTFHSTSCLRNGTFQNSLKPSTQSSASELNGHHTLGLSALNLDSGTEMPALTSSQMPSLSVLSVCTEESSPPNTGPTVTPPNFSVSQVPNMPSCPQAYSELQMLSPSERQCVETVVNMGYSYECVLRAMKKKGESIEQILDYLFAHGQLCEKGFDPLLVEEALEMHQCSEEKMMEFLQLMSKFKEMGFELKDIKEVLLLHNNDQDNALEDLMARAGAS; encoded by the exons GGACTTTCAGTTACCTTGATGATGTCCCATTTAAGATAGGAGACAAATTCAAAACACCAGCTAAAGTTGGTCTACCTATTGGCTTCTCCTTGCCTGATTGTTTGCAGGTTGTCAGAGAAGTACAG TATGACTTCTCTTTGGAAAAGAAAACCATTGAGTGGGCTGAAGAGATTAAGAAAATTGAAGAAGCCGAGCGGGAAGCAGAGTGCAAAATTGCGGAAGCAGAAGCTAAAGTGAATTCTAAGAGTGGCCCAGAGGGCGATAGCAAAATGAGCTTCTCCAAGACTCTCAGTACAGCCACAATGCCACCTCCTATTAACCCCATCCTCGCCAGCTTGCAGCACAACAGTATCCTCACACCAACTCGGGTCAGCAGTAGTGCCACGAAACAGAAAGTTCTCAGCCCACCTCACATAAAGGCAGATTTCAATCTTGCTGACTTTGAGTGTGAAGAAGACCCATTTGATAATCTGGAGTTAAAAACTATTGATGAGAAGGAAGAGCTGAGAAATATTCTGGTAGGAACCACTGGACCCATTATGGCTCAGTTATTGGACAATAACTTGCCCAGGGGAGGCTCTGGGTCTGTGTTACAGGATGAGGAGGTCCTGGCATCCTTGGAACGGGCAACCCTAGATTTCAAGCCTCTTCATAAACCCAATGGCTTTATAACCTTACCACAGTTGGGCAACTGTGAAAAGATGtcactgtcttccaaagtgtccCTCCCCCCTATACCTGCAGTAAGCAATATCAAATCCCTGTCTTTCCCCAAACTTGACTCTGATGACAGCAACCACAAGACAGCCAAGCTGGCGAGCACTTTCCATAGCACATCCTGCCTCCGCAATGGCACGTTCCAGAATTCCCTAAAGCCTTCCACCCAAAGCAGTGCCAGTGAGCTCAATGGGCATCACACTCTTGGGCTTTCAGCTTTGAACTTGGACAGTGGCACAGAGATGCCAGCCCTGACATCCTCCCAGATGCCTTCCCTCTCTGTTTTGTCTGTGTGCACAGAGGAATCATCACCTCCAAATACTGGTCCCACG GTCACCCCTCCTAATTTCTCAGTGTCACAAGTGCCCAACATGCCCAGCTGTCCCCAGGCCTATTCTGAACTGCAGATGCTGTCCCCCAGCGAGCGGCAGTGTGTGGAGACGGTGGTCAACATGGGCTACTCGTACGAGTGTGTCCTCCGAGCcatgaagaagaaaggagagagtaTTGAGCAG atTCTCGACTATCTCTTTGCACATGGACAGCTTTGTGAGAAGGGCTTCGACCCTCTTTTAGTGGAAGAGGCTCTGGAAATGCACCAGTGTTCAGAAGAAAAG ATGATGGAGTTTCTTCAGTTAATGAGCAAATTTAAGGAGATGGGCTTTGAGCTGAAAGACATTAAGGAAGTTTTGCTATTACACAACAATGACCAGGACAATGCTTTGGAAGACCTCATGGCTCGGGCAGGAGCCAGCTGA
- the UBAP1 gene encoding ubiquitin-associated protein 1 isoform X4: MSFSKTLSTATMPPPINPILASLQHNSILTPTRVSSSATKQKVLSPPHIKADFNLADFECEEDPFDNLELKTIDEKEELRNILVGTTGPIMAQLLDNNLPRGGSGSVLQDEEVLASLERATLDFKPLHKPNGFITLPQLGNCEKMSLSSKVSLPPIPAVSNIKSLSFPKLDSDDSNHKTAKLASTFHSTSCLRNGTFQNSLKPSTQSSASELNGHHTLGLSALNLDSGTEMPALTSSQMPSLSVLSVCTEESSPPNTGPTVTPPNFSVSQVPNMPSCPQAYSELQMLSPSERQCVETVVNMGYSYECVLRAMKKKGESIEQILDYLFAHGQLCEKGFDPLLVEEALEMHQCSEEKMMEFLQLMSKFKEMGFELKDIKEVLLLHNNDQDNALEDLMARAGAS; this comes from the exons ATGAGCTTCTCCAAGACTCTCAGTACAGCCACAATGCCACCTCCTATTAACCCCATCCTCGCCAGCTTGCAGCACAACAGTATCCTCACACCAACTCGGGTCAGCAGTAGTGCCACGAAACAGAAAGTTCTCAGCCCACCTCACATAAAGGCAGATTTCAATCTTGCTGACTTTGAGTGTGAAGAAGACCCATTTGATAATCTGGAGTTAAAAACTATTGATGAGAAGGAAGAGCTGAGAAATATTCTGGTAGGAACCACTGGACCCATTATGGCTCAGTTATTGGACAATAACTTGCCCAGGGGAGGCTCTGGGTCTGTGTTACAGGATGAGGAGGTCCTGGCATCCTTGGAACGGGCAACCCTAGATTTCAAGCCTCTTCATAAACCCAATGGCTTTATAACCTTACCACAGTTGGGCAACTGTGAAAAGATGtcactgtcttccaaagtgtccCTCCCCCCTATACCTGCAGTAAGCAATATCAAATCCCTGTCTTTCCCCAAACTTGACTCTGATGACAGCAACCACAAGACAGCCAAGCTGGCGAGCACTTTCCATAGCACATCCTGCCTCCGCAATGGCACGTTCCAGAATTCCCTAAAGCCTTCCACCCAAAGCAGTGCCAGTGAGCTCAATGGGCATCACACTCTTGGGCTTTCAGCTTTGAACTTGGACAGTGGCACAGAGATGCCAGCCCTGACATCCTCCCAGATGCCTTCCCTCTCTGTTTTGTCTGTGTGCACAGAGGAATCATCACCTCCAAATACTGGTCCCACG GTCACCCCTCCTAATTTCTCAGTGTCACAAGTGCCCAACATGCCCAGCTGTCCCCAGGCCTATTCTGAACTGCAGATGCTGTCCCCCAGCGAGCGGCAGTGTGTGGAGACGGTGGTCAACATGGGCTACTCGTACGAGTGTGTCCTCCGAGCcatgaagaagaaaggagagagtaTTGAGCAG atTCTCGACTATCTCTTTGCACATGGACAGCTTTGTGAGAAGGGCTTCGACCCTCTTTTAGTGGAAGAGGCTCTGGAAATGCACCAGTGTTCAGAAGAAAAG ATGATGGAGTTTCTTCAGTTAATGAGCAAATTTAAGGAGATGGGCTTTGAGCTGAAAGACATTAAGGAAGTTTTGCTATTACACAACAATGACCAGGACAATGCTTTGGAAGACCTCATGGCTCGGGCAGGAGCCAGCTGA
- the UBAP1 gene encoding ubiquitin-associated protein 1 isoform X2, producing the protein MAHGNLCLLGSSHPPTSASQVAGTTGSKWLLRSWVQIFMYDFSLEKKTIEWAEEIKKIEEAEREAECKIAEAEAKVNSKSGPEGDSKMSFSKTLSTATMPPPINPILASLQHNSILTPTRVSSSATKQKVLSPPHIKADFNLADFECEEDPFDNLELKTIDEKEELRNILVGTTGPIMAQLLDNNLPRGGSGSVLQDEEVLASLERATLDFKPLHKPNGFITLPQLGNCEKMSLSSKVSLPPIPAVSNIKSLSFPKLDSDDSNHKTAKLASTFHSTSCLRNGTFQNSLKPSTQSSASELNGHHTLGLSALNLDSGTEMPALTSSQMPSLSVLSVCTEESSPPNTGPTVTPPNFSVSQVPNMPSCPQAYSELQMLSPSERQCVETVVNMGYSYECVLRAMKKKGESIEQILDYLFAHGQLCEKGFDPLLVEEALEMHQCSEEKMMEFLQLMSKFKEMGFELKDIKEVLLLHNNDQDNALEDLMARAGAS; encoded by the exons TATGACTTCTCTTTGGAAAAGAAAACCATTGAGTGGGCTGAAGAGATTAAGAAAATTGAAGAAGCCGAGCGGGAAGCAGAGTGCAAAATTGCGGAAGCAGAAGCTAAAGTGAATTCTAAGAGTGGCCCAGAGGGCGATAGCAAAATGAGCTTCTCCAAGACTCTCAGTACAGCCACAATGCCACCTCCTATTAACCCCATCCTCGCCAGCTTGCAGCACAACAGTATCCTCACACCAACTCGGGTCAGCAGTAGTGCCACGAAACAGAAAGTTCTCAGCCCACCTCACATAAAGGCAGATTTCAATCTTGCTGACTTTGAGTGTGAAGAAGACCCATTTGATAATCTGGAGTTAAAAACTATTGATGAGAAGGAAGAGCTGAGAAATATTCTGGTAGGAACCACTGGACCCATTATGGCTCAGTTATTGGACAATAACTTGCCCAGGGGAGGCTCTGGGTCTGTGTTACAGGATGAGGAGGTCCTGGCATCCTTGGAACGGGCAACCCTAGATTTCAAGCCTCTTCATAAACCCAATGGCTTTATAACCTTACCACAGTTGGGCAACTGTGAAAAGATGtcactgtcttccaaagtgtccCTCCCCCCTATACCTGCAGTAAGCAATATCAAATCCCTGTCTTTCCCCAAACTTGACTCTGATGACAGCAACCACAAGACAGCCAAGCTGGCGAGCACTTTCCATAGCACATCCTGCCTCCGCAATGGCACGTTCCAGAATTCCCTAAAGCCTTCCACCCAAAGCAGTGCCAGTGAGCTCAATGGGCATCACACTCTTGGGCTTTCAGCTTTGAACTTGGACAGTGGCACAGAGATGCCAGCCCTGACATCCTCCCAGATGCCTTCCCTCTCTGTTTTGTCTGTGTGCACAGAGGAATCATCACCTCCAAATACTGGTCCCACG GTCACCCCTCCTAATTTCTCAGTGTCACAAGTGCCCAACATGCCCAGCTGTCCCCAGGCCTATTCTGAACTGCAGATGCTGTCCCCCAGCGAGCGGCAGTGTGTGGAGACGGTGGTCAACATGGGCTACTCGTACGAGTGTGTCCTCCGAGCcatgaagaagaaaggagagagtaTTGAGCAG atTCTCGACTATCTCTTTGCACATGGACAGCTTTGTGAGAAGGGCTTCGACCCTCTTTTAGTGGAAGAGGCTCTGGAAATGCACCAGTGTTCAGAAGAAAAG ATGATGGAGTTTCTTCAGTTAATGAGCAAATTTAAGGAGATGGGCTTTGAGCTGAAAGACATTAAGGAAGTTTTGCTATTACACAACAATGACCAGGACAATGCTTTGGAAGACCTCATGGCTCGGGCAGGAGCCAGCTGA
- the UBAP1 gene encoding ubiquitin-associated protein 1 isoform X3, with protein MPLIHYYFNYNLGSKWLLRSWVQIFMYDFSLEKKTIEWAEEIKKIEEAEREAECKIAEAEAKVNSKSGPEGDSKMSFSKTLSTATMPPPINPILASLQHNSILTPTRVSSSATKQKVLSPPHIKADFNLADFECEEDPFDNLELKTIDEKEELRNILVGTTGPIMAQLLDNNLPRGGSGSVLQDEEVLASLERATLDFKPLHKPNGFITLPQLGNCEKMSLSSKVSLPPIPAVSNIKSLSFPKLDSDDSNHKTAKLASTFHSTSCLRNGTFQNSLKPSTQSSASELNGHHTLGLSALNLDSGTEMPALTSSQMPSLSVLSVCTEESSPPNTGPTVTPPNFSVSQVPNMPSCPQAYSELQMLSPSERQCVETVVNMGYSYECVLRAMKKKGESIEQILDYLFAHGQLCEKGFDPLLVEEALEMHQCSEEKMMEFLQLMSKFKEMGFELKDIKEVLLLHNNDQDNALEDLMARAGAS; from the exons TATGACTTCTCTTTGGAAAAGAAAACCATTGAGTGGGCTGAAGAGATTAAGAAAATTGAAGAAGCCGAGCGGGAAGCAGAGTGCAAAATTGCGGAAGCAGAAGCTAAAGTGAATTCTAAGAGTGGCCCAGAGGGCGATAGCAAAATGAGCTTCTCCAAGACTCTCAGTACAGCCACAATGCCACCTCCTATTAACCCCATCCTCGCCAGCTTGCAGCACAACAGTATCCTCACACCAACTCGGGTCAGCAGTAGTGCCACGAAACAGAAAGTTCTCAGCCCACCTCACATAAAGGCAGATTTCAATCTTGCTGACTTTGAGTGTGAAGAAGACCCATTTGATAATCTGGAGTTAAAAACTATTGATGAGAAGGAAGAGCTGAGAAATATTCTGGTAGGAACCACTGGACCCATTATGGCTCAGTTATTGGACAATAACTTGCCCAGGGGAGGCTCTGGGTCTGTGTTACAGGATGAGGAGGTCCTGGCATCCTTGGAACGGGCAACCCTAGATTTCAAGCCTCTTCATAAACCCAATGGCTTTATAACCTTACCACAGTTGGGCAACTGTGAAAAGATGtcactgtcttccaaagtgtccCTCCCCCCTATACCTGCAGTAAGCAATATCAAATCCCTGTCTTTCCCCAAACTTGACTCTGATGACAGCAACCACAAGACAGCCAAGCTGGCGAGCACTTTCCATAGCACATCCTGCCTCCGCAATGGCACGTTCCAGAATTCCCTAAAGCCTTCCACCCAAAGCAGTGCCAGTGAGCTCAATGGGCATCACACTCTTGGGCTTTCAGCTTTGAACTTGGACAGTGGCACAGAGATGCCAGCCCTGACATCCTCCCAGATGCCTTCCCTCTCTGTTTTGTCTGTGTGCACAGAGGAATCATCACCTCCAAATACTGGTCCCACG GTCACCCCTCCTAATTTCTCAGTGTCACAAGTGCCCAACATGCCCAGCTGTCCCCAGGCCTATTCTGAACTGCAGATGCTGTCCCCCAGCGAGCGGCAGTGTGTGGAGACGGTGGTCAACATGGGCTACTCGTACGAGTGTGTCCTCCGAGCcatgaagaagaaaggagagagtaTTGAGCAG atTCTCGACTATCTCTTTGCACATGGACAGCTTTGTGAGAAGGGCTTCGACCCTCTTTTAGTGGAAGAGGCTCTGGAAATGCACCAGTGTTCAGAAGAAAAG ATGATGGAGTTTCTTCAGTTAATGAGCAAATTTAAGGAGATGGGCTTTGAGCTGAAAGACATTAAGGAAGTTTTGCTATTACACAACAATGACCAGGACAATGCTTTGGAAGACCTCATGGCTCGGGCAGGAGCCAGCTGA